A genomic window from Bacillus mesophilus includes:
- a CDS encoding YkyA family protein gives MRIITISIFLIMFLTGCNSGPQPEEQIYVHLEQAVKLETEFEEQQEPMTNLEQKEKELYNQIIDLGLKELEQIKKLSGEAIQIVDNRKELLDQEYESIKQSKSEFDKINDLVTQIEDEELKGESDELIQTMEERYQAYEELYTAYSTSIALDKELYEMFQMEDLTLEALEEKINEINKSYEQVIQLNESFNTITKNYNNQKKSFYEAAGLEVTYETE, from the coding sequence ATGCGTATTATCACAATTTCTATTTTTCTAATCATGTTCTTAACAGGATGTAATTCTGGTCCACAGCCAGAGGAGCAAATATATGTTCACTTAGAGCAAGCAGTGAAGCTAGAGACAGAATTTGAAGAGCAACAGGAACCCATGACAAACTTAGAGCAAAAGGAAAAAGAATTATATAATCAAATCATTGACCTAGGCTTAAAGGAACTAGAACAAATTAAAAAATTATCTGGTGAGGCAATCCAAATAGTAGACAACCGAAAAGAATTGCTTGATCAGGAGTATGAAAGTATTAAGCAGTCAAAGTCAGAATTTGATAAAATTAATGACCTTGTTACGCAAATAGAGGATGAAGAATTAAAAGGTGAATCAGATGAACTAATCCAAACAATGGAGGAACGCTATCAAGCGTATGAAGAGCTGTATACGGCTTATTCAACTTCTATTGCTTTAGATAAAGAACTTTACGAGATGTTTCAAATGGAGGATTTAACTCTTGAAGCTTTAGAAGAAAAAATTAATGAAATAAACAAGAGCTATGAACAAGTAATTCAATTGAATGAATCGTTTAATACGATTACGAAAAATTATAATAACCAGAAGAAATCATTTTATGAAGCAGCGGGATTGGAAGTAACCTATGAAACAGAGTAA
- the def gene encoding peptide deformylase, with product MITMNDIIREGHPTLRQVAEEVPLPASDEDKKTLKEMIEFVINSQNPELAAKYQLRAGIGIAAPQINVLKRMIAIHVTDEKDHLHSYALFNPKIVSHSVEKSFLDSGEGCLSVDRVVEGIVPRYARITVKATTLEGEEVKLRLKGMLSIVFQHEIDHLNGIMFYDHIDKEDPYRQPDNAVAIEL from the coding sequence ATCATTACGATGAATGATATTATCAGGGAAGGACATCCCACCTTACGTCAAGTAGCAGAAGAGGTTCCCTTACCTGCATCAGATGAGGATAAAAAAACATTAAAAGAAATGATCGAGTTTGTTATAAATAGTCAGAATCCTGAACTTGCAGCAAAGTATCAACTACGAGCAGGGATTGGTATCGCCGCCCCTCAGATCAATGTCTTGAAACGAATGATTGCTATTCATGTGACAGACGAAAAAGATCACTTACATAGCTATGCCCTTTTTAACCCTAAAATCGTTAGCCATTCTGTTGAAAAAAGCTTTTTAGACAGTGGTGAAGGATGTTTATCAGTTGACCGAGTAGTTGAAGGTATTGTTCCAAGATACGCTCGCATTACTGTAAAAGCAACCACCTTAGAAGGTGAAGAAGTTAAACTGAGATTAAAAGGAATGCTGTCGATTGTATTTCAACACGAAATCGACCATTTGAATGGCATTATGTTCTATGACCATATTGATAAAGAAGACCCATATAGGCAGCCAGATAATGCCGTAGCGATTGAGCTATAA
- a CDS encoding DNA-dependent RNA polymerase subunit epsilon, producing MVFKVYFQENRFEVPVRERTRTIYVEANTEREVREKLSDRNYNIELVQKVTGAFLEYEQQSENYKMETV from the coding sequence ATGGTATTCAAAGTTTACTTTCAAGAAAATCGGTTTGAAGTTCCTGTGCGTGAACGTACAAGAACAATTTATGTAGAAGCAAACACTGAACGTGAGGTTCGAGAAAAGTTGTCCGACCGCAATTATAATATCGAATTAGTTCAAAAGGTAACTGGTGCTTTTTTAGAATACGAACAGCAGTCTGAAAATTACAAGATGGAGACGGTATAA